One region of Eleutherodactylus coqui strain aEleCoq1 chromosome 5, aEleCoq1.hap1, whole genome shotgun sequence genomic DNA includes:
- the PTBP1 gene encoding polypyrimidine tract-binding protein 1 isoform X2 encodes MLKGKNQAFIEMNTEEAANTMVNYFATVTPVVRSQPIYIQFSNHKELKTDNSPNQARAQAALQAVNSIQSGVALSATPTAVDAGMAVSGQSPVLRIIVENLFYPVTLDVLHQIFSKFGTVLKIITFTKNNQFQALLQYSDPLSAQHAKLSLDGQNIYNACCTLRIDFSKLTSLNVKYNNDKSRDYTRPDLPSGDGQPTLDQTIAAFGAPGLISANPYASAGFPPAFAIQQGVHGTLTPLALPSAAAAAAASRLGIPGLGIPGNSVLLVSNLSPERVTPQCLFILFGVYGDVHRVKILFNKKENALVQMADGNQAQLAMSHLNGQRLHGKPLRITLSKHQTVQLPKEGQEDQGLTKDYTNSPLHRFKKPGSKNFQNIFPPSATLHLSNIPPSVSEEDIKLLFSHDGCTVKGFKFFQKDRKMALIQMGSVEEAIESLIELHNHDMGENHHLRVSFSKSTI; translated from the exons ATGTTAAAAGGCAAAAACCAG GCTTTCATAGAGATGAATACAGAAGAAGCTGCTAATACAATGGTGAACTATTTTGCCACAGTCACACCAGTGGTCAGGAGCCAACCGATCTACATTCAGTTCTCCAACCACAAAGAACTAAAGACTGATAACTCTCCTAACCAAGCG AGGGCGCAGGCAGCTCTGCAGGCGGTGAACTCCATACAGTCTGGTGTTGCACTGTCTGCTACACCTACCGCAGTGGATGCTGGCATGGCTGTATCTGGGCAAAGTCCAGTCCTCAGGATAATTGTGGAAAATCTCTTCTATCCAGTTACTCTTGACGTCTTGCATCAG ATATTTTCAAAATTTGGAACTGTACTGAAAATAATAACCTTCACAAAGAACAATCAGTTCCAGGCTCTTCTGCAGTATTCTGACCCACTGAGCGCCCAGCATGCAAAACTG TCCCTTGATGGCCAGAACATCTATAATGCTTGCTGTACACTTAGAATTGACTTTTCAAAGCTCACAAGCCTTAATGTAAAGTACAACAATGACAAGAGCCGAGATTACACCCGCCCGGACCTGCCATCCGGTGATGGACAGCCGACCCTGGACCAAACCATTGCTGCCTTTG GAGCCCCTGGACTGATTTCTGCCAATCCATATGCTAGTGCAGGTTTTCCTCCAGCCTTTGCTATCCAACAAG GTGTCCATGGAACACTCACACCCCTTGCACTTCCATCAGCGGCTGCAGCGGCGGCCGCTAGCAGACTCGGCATTCCTGGCCTAGGGATCCCGGGAAACTCAGTGTTGCTGGTCAGCAATCTTAGCCCGGAG AGAGTTACACCCCAATGCCTATTTATTCTTTTCG GTGTATATGGCGATGTACACAGAGTGAAAATTCTCTTCAACAAGAAGGAGAATGCACTTGTTCAGATGGCTGATGGAAACCAAGCTCAGCTGG CTATGAGTCACTTAAATGGACAGAGGCTGCATGGGAAGCCTCTTCGGATCACATTATCGAAACACCAGACAGTGCAGCTACCCAAAGAGGGCCAGGAGGACCAGGGGCTGACAAAAGACTATACTAATTCTCCCCTCCACCGTTTTAAGAAGCCAGGGTCCAAGAACTTCCAAAACATTTTCCCCCCTTCTGCTACACTCCACCTCTCAAACATACC GCCGTCTGTAAGTGAAGAAGATATTAAGCTTCTCTTCTCACATGATGGATGCACAGTAAAAGGCTTCAAGTTCTTTCA GAAAGACCGCAAAATGGCTCTAATCCAGATGGGTTCAGTGGAGGAGGCTATAGAGTCACTAATAGAACTTCACAACCACGACATGGGGGagaatcaccacctgcgggtctcTTTTTCAAAGTCCACCATTTAA
- the PTBP1 gene encoding polypyrimidine tract-binding protein 1 isoform X1: MEGIVQDITVGTKRGSDELFSCVTNGPFIMSSSASAANGNDSKKFKGDNRSVGVGSKVIHVRKLPGDVTEAEVIALGLPFGKVTNLLMLKGKNQAFIEMNTEEAANTMVNYFATVTPVVRSQPIYIQFSNHKELKTDNSPNQARAQAALQAVNSIQSGVALSATPTAVDAGMAVSGQSPVLRIIVENLFYPVTLDVLHQIFSKFGTVLKIITFTKNNQFQALLQYSDPLSAQHAKLSLDGQNIYNACCTLRIDFSKLTSLNVKYNNDKSRDYTRPDLPSGDGQPTLDQTIAAFGAPGLISANPYASAGFPPAFAIQQGVHGTLTPLALPSAAAAAAASRLGIPGLGIPGNSVLLVSNLSPERVTPQCLFILFGVYGDVHRVKILFNKKENALVQMADGNQAQLAMSHLNGQRLHGKPLRITLSKHQTVQLPKEGQEDQGLTKDYTNSPLHRFKKPGSKNFQNIFPPSATLHLSNIPPSVSEEDIKLLFSHDGCTVKGFKFFQKDRKMALIQMGSVEEAIESLIELHNHDMGENHHLRVSFSKSTI; the protein is encoded by the exons ATGGAAGG CATTGTTCAAGACATAACAGTTGGCACTAAG CGGGGATCTGACGaacttttctcttgtgttactaaCGGACCTTTTATCATGAGCagctctgcttctgcag CAAATGGAAATGACAGCAAGAAGTTTAAGGGAGACAACAGATCTGTAGGAGTTGGTTCTAAAGTAATCCACGTCAGAAAGCTTCCCGGAGATGTTACAGAGGCTGAAGTCATCGCTCTGGGCCTTCCGTTTGGCAAAGTGACTAATCTATTGATGTTAAAAGGCAAAAACCAG GCTTTCATAGAGATGAATACAGAAGAAGCTGCTAATACAATGGTGAACTATTTTGCCACAGTCACACCAGTGGTCAGGAGCCAACCGATCTACATTCAGTTCTCCAACCACAAAGAACTAAAGACTGATAACTCTCCTAACCAAGCG AGGGCGCAGGCAGCTCTGCAGGCGGTGAACTCCATACAGTCTGGTGTTGCACTGTCTGCTACACCTACCGCAGTGGATGCTGGCATGGCTGTATCTGGGCAAAGTCCAGTCCTCAGGATAATTGTGGAAAATCTCTTCTATCCAGTTACTCTTGACGTCTTGCATCAG ATATTTTCAAAATTTGGAACTGTACTGAAAATAATAACCTTCACAAAGAACAATCAGTTCCAGGCTCTTCTGCAGTATTCTGACCCACTGAGCGCCCAGCATGCAAAACTG TCCCTTGATGGCCAGAACATCTATAATGCTTGCTGTACACTTAGAATTGACTTTTCAAAGCTCACAAGCCTTAATGTAAAGTACAACAATGACAAGAGCCGAGATTACACCCGCCCGGACCTGCCATCCGGTGATGGACAGCCGACCCTGGACCAAACCATTGCTGCCTTTG GAGCCCCTGGACTGATTTCTGCCAATCCATATGCTAGTGCAGGTTTTCCTCCAGCCTTTGCTATCCAACAAG GTGTCCATGGAACACTCACACCCCTTGCACTTCCATCAGCGGCTGCAGCGGCGGCCGCTAGCAGACTCGGCATTCCTGGCCTAGGGATCCCGGGAAACTCAGTGTTGCTGGTCAGCAATCTTAGCCCGGAG AGAGTTACACCCCAATGCCTATTTATTCTTTTCG GTGTATATGGCGATGTACACAGAGTGAAAATTCTCTTCAACAAGAAGGAGAATGCACTTGTTCAGATGGCTGATGGAAACCAAGCTCAGCTGG CTATGAGTCACTTAAATGGACAGAGGCTGCATGGGAAGCCTCTTCGGATCACATTATCGAAACACCAGACAGTGCAGCTACCCAAAGAGGGCCAGGAGGACCAGGGGCTGACAAAAGACTATACTAATTCTCCCCTCCACCGTTTTAAGAAGCCAGGGTCCAAGAACTTCCAAAACATTTTCCCCCCTTCTGCTACACTCCACCTCTCAAACATACC GCCGTCTGTAAGTGAAGAAGATATTAAGCTTCTCTTCTCACATGATGGATGCACAGTAAAAGGCTTCAAGTTCTTTCA GAAAGACCGCAAAATGGCTCTAATCCAGATGGGTTCAGTGGAGGAGGCTATAGAGTCACTAATAGAACTTCACAACCACGACATGGGGGagaatcaccacctgcgggtctcTTTTTCAAAGTCCACCATTTAA